One Spinacia oleracea cultivar Varoflay chromosome 4, BTI_SOV_V1, whole genome shotgun sequence DNA segment encodes these proteins:
- the LOC110795063 gene encoding uncharacterized protein translates to MNGLLRAAFMVDNSPQPTNEPQEPSLSEANFEDEYSYDKHEELNFECEEDDEFPSTNTNEEEAKYKRLREASDEGLYEGCTTFSKLSFLLHLFHLKCMFHWSAASFNKFLELLLDAFSYIKEFPSSYYEGKSECHICHKSRWKNVKEKEGESSVKDKGTCKKGVPAKVMRYFPLIPRLKRLYMSSKTAKDMRWHFDRKDGNIISNPADGEAWKMFDKRYEEFAKDPRSVRVGLASDGFNPYRLMNTSYSTWSLILIPYNLPLSLCMKSTSFILSVLIPGKQGPGMDIDVYLQPLIHELKLLWEGIDAFDAYSGKNFKMRASLHSTINDFPAYAMLSGWSTRVVHPYRSQTNEFDGTEEHGLAPVRVSGTEVLKQQEKVKYVYGKSKVVQKKRGRLEDDELAADDDDNDDNDQDESNRVLWKNKSKLFELEYWEHNPLIHNLDVMHIEKNVCDNFVGTLLDMSKSRDDKNARLALKKLNIKSHLWPQSHPSRVNDYLPPAAYTMSKEEKERFLTVLQNLKIPDGYGSNLQRCVNLKQRKLINLKSPDNHMLMQDVLPVALRASNATKVIDLLDELSYFFKKICSTAIERSELDTIQSKLVLTLCKMKKEFMPTFFTIMVHLIIHLVEEVKLGGPVHYRWMYPIERYLAFLKSHVSNKAQPEGSIAEGYLLWETIAFCSRYLESVETIFNRPKRNEDGVPDINNYLYGSAGRVVGMKKNVRVDDKSLKQAHRYVFLHSDEMKPVLE, encoded by the exons ATGAATGGGTTACTAAGAGCAGCTTTTATGGTTGACAATAGTCCACAACCCACCAACGAACCCCAAGAGCCATCATTAAGTGAAGCTAATTTTGAAGATGAATATTCGTATGACAAGCATGAAGAGTTAAATTTTGAATGCGAGGAAGATGATGAATTTCCATCAACCAACACCAATGAAGAAGAAGCGAAGTATAAACGACTTAGGGAAGCTTCTGATGAGGGTCTATATGAGGGGTGTACAACTTTCTCAAAGCTGTCGTTTCTATTGCACTTGTTTCACCTCAAGTGTATGTTCCATTGGTCTGCCGCATCATTTAATAAGTTTCTTGAGCTTCTATTAGACGCATTTTCTTATATTAAGGAGTTTCCATCGTCGTATTATGAAG GAAAAAGTGAGTGTCATATCTGCCATAAATCAAGGTGGAAGAATGTGAAAGAAAAGGAGGGTGAGAGTAGTGTGAAAGACAAAGGAACATGTAAGAAGGGTGTTCCAGCTAAAGTGATGCGGTACTTTCCTCTGATCCCTAGACTAAAGAGACTTTACATGTCATCTAAAACAGCAAAGGACATGAGATGGCATTTTGACCGCAAGGATGGAAATATCATAAGTAACCCGGCGGATGGTGAAGCTTGGAAAATGTTTGATAAAAGATATGAGGAATTCGCCAAAGATCCTCGTAGTGTTAGAGTTGGTCTAGCAAGTGATGGCTTTAATCCATATCGTTTGATGAATACTAGTTACAGTACATGGTCGTTGATCCTGATTCCTTATAATTTGCCACTGTCGCTTTGTATGAAGTCGACATCATTTATTTTGTCTGTGCTTATTCCGGGGAAACAGGGTCCTGGTATGGATATTGATGTGTACTTGCAACCATTAATCCATGAGTTAAAATTGTTGTGGGAAGGTATAGATGCCTTTGATGCTTATAGCGGAAAAAATTTCAAGATGCGAGCATCCTTACACTCCACTATAAATGACTTTCCAGCATATGCTATGTTGTCGGGTTGGAGTACAAGAG TTGTCCATCCTTATCGTTCTCAAACAAATGAATTTGATGGGACAGAGGAACATGGTCTTGCTCCGGTTCGTGTAAGCGGGACAGAAGTTTTGAAGCAACAAGAAAAAGTTAAGTATGTGTATGGAAAGTCAAAAGttgttcaaaaaaaaagagggagacTAGAAGATGATGAACTTGCtgctgatgatgatgataatgatgataatgACCAGGATGAGTCTAATCGTGTTCTgtggaaaaataaaagtaaGCTTTTTGAATTAGAATATTGGGAACATAATCCTCTTATACACAACTTAGATGTTATGCACATTGAGAAGAATGTATGTGATAATTTCGTAGGAACTCTTTTAGATATGAGCAAGAGTAGAGATGATAAGAATGCTAGATTGGCCCTTAAAAAACTGAACATAAAATCTCATCTTTGGCCTCAATCTCATCCAAGTCGTGTTAACGACTATTTGCCTCCGGCTGCATACACCATGtctaaagaagagaaagaaagattTCTTACAGTCCTACAAAACCTTAAAATTCCTGATGGGTATGGATCTAATTTGCAAAGGTGTGTGAATTTGAAACAACGAAAACTTATTAATCTGAAAAGCCCCGACAATCATATGCTCATGCAAGATGTCCTTCCTGTTGCTTTAAGAGCATCTAATGCTACAAAAGTAATTGATTTGCTCGATGAATTGTCGTACTTTTTCAAGAAGATATGTTCAACTGCTATTGAAAGAAGTGAATTAGATACCATTCAGTCGAAGCTTGTGTTGACTCTTTGTAAGATGAAGAAAGAGTTTATGCCAACTTTTTTCACAATCATGGTGCATCTAATAATTCATCTAGTGGAGGAGGTCAAACTCGGTGGACCTGTTCATTATAGGTGGATGTATCCCATTGAGAG GTATTTGGCCTTTTTGAAATCTCATGTAAGCAATAAAGCGCAACCAGAAGGATCCATAGCTGAAGGGTACCTTTTATGGGAAACAATTGCTTTTTGTTCGAGATATTTAGAAAGTGTCGAGACCATATTCAACAGACCGAAAAGGAATGAAGATGGTGTTCCAGACATCAACAACTATTTATATGGCTCTGCTGGTCGTGTAGTTGGGATGAAAAAGAATGTCCGTGTTGATGACAAAAGTTTAAAGCAAGCACATCGTTATGTTTTTCTTCATTCAGATGAGATGAAACCGGTGCTTGAGTAA